In one Bacillota bacterium genomic region, the following are encoded:
- a CDS encoding cupin domain-containing protein, with the protein MITRAEKLKVDVHPQFLGGKGTLTNIHFLDKENAAGSGRLFAKSILPPGSSIGYHTHEGDFEVYYILAGKALVNDNGEEHTLEPGDAILTKNGCGHSIENVGDTDLEYIALILYDKESC; encoded by the coding sequence ATGATCACGAGAGCAGAGAAGTTGAAAGTTGATGTGCACCCGCAATTTCTGGGAGGTAAAGGAACGTTAACCAATATTCATTTTCTGGACAAGGAGAACGCGGCCGGTAGCGGCAGGCTTTTCGCCAAGAGCATATTGCCCCCGGGAAGCTCCATTGGTTATCACACCCACGAAGGAGATTTTGAGGTCTATTACATTCTTGCCGGTAAGGCGCTGGTGAATGACAACGGTGAGGAACATACTTTGGAGCCGGGAGACGCGATTCTAACCAAGAACGGCTGTGGCCACTCGATTGAGAATGTCGGGGATACAGATCTGGAATATATTGCTCTGATTCTCTACGACAAGGAAAGCTGTTAG
- a CDS encoding GntP family permease, whose product MEAGLGSLIVMVLSIFALVFMIMKLKVHPVFALVLVAILAALGFRFPIEEVFPTVTSGFGSTIGNIGIVIVLGCTIGVILEETGGALVLANSVLKFVGRKRSKLAMGLTGYLVSIPVFSDSAIVIMSPVARALSARGGIPLVALLGALNAGIMATHTMVPPTPGPIAAAGTLGADLGFLIVLGLISSAAYTAAGTLWCSSRYMVSKYPDLAQVANVETATDEDLSLGNADELPSAFLAFASILVPVLLICVASFSSLFLDEGAAILPYLNFIGHPIFALFIGVILSLMMGGAQWSWAQCYKWFSTSVEKSGFIILATGAAGAFGAVLRASGVGTYLGELIAQTALPAVFIPFLISLMLSVANGSATVSLLTGSAIVLPLMPALGLSPVIATLAVAAGSSFFYHANASHFWVVLKANGDLPMKQGLELVSVGTAIGSLAAMAVVWAMSLFIFV is encoded by the coding sequence GTGGAAGCAGGTTTGGGTTCATTAATTGTTATGGTGCTTAGCATCTTCGCTTTGGTTTTTATGATTATGAAACTCAAGGTTCACCCGGTATTTGCCTTGGTCTTGGTGGCAATCCTTGCAGCTTTGGGGTTCCGGTTTCCAATTGAAGAGGTATTTCCAACTGTAACAAGCGGTTTTGGCAGTACAATTGGGAATATCGGGATTGTGATTGTTCTTGGGTGTACCATCGGAGTAATTTTGGAGGAGACAGGCGGCGCCCTGGTCCTTGCCAACTCAGTTCTTAAGTTTGTTGGCAGGAAACGGTCCAAGCTGGCCATGGGCCTGACCGGTTATCTGGTTTCAATTCCGGTATTCAGTGACTCAGCGATTGTCATTATGTCGCCTGTAGCTAGGGCACTTTCCGCCCGGGGTGGCATACCGCTGGTGGCGCTCCTGGGTGCGTTAAACGCTGGAATTATGGCCACCCATACCATGGTGCCGCCGACACCCGGCCCGATTGCAGCAGCCGGCACTTTGGGGGCAGACTTGGGGTTTCTGATTGTTTTGGGCCTTATTTCATCAGCTGCTTATACAGCGGCAGGCACCCTCTGGTGCAGCAGCAGGTATATGGTGAGCAAGTATCCGGATTTGGCCCAAGTGGCCAATGTAGAAACAGCTACCGATGAAGATTTGTCTCTGGGGAATGCCGATGAGCTTCCCAGCGCATTTTTGGCCTTCGCCAGCATTCTGGTGCCGGTTCTCTTGATTTGTGTCGCTTCTTTCAGTTCGTTATTCTTGGATGAAGGCGCGGCTATCCTGCCCTATTTGAACTTTATCGGACATCCGATTTTTGCTCTGTTTATTGGTGTTATCCTTAGCTTAATGATGGGCGGCGCCCAGTGGAGTTGGGCCCAGTGCTATAAGTGGTTCAGCACTTCCGTGGAGAAGTCTGGCTTCATCATTCTTGCCACTGGTGCTGCCGGTGCGTTTGGAGCAGTTTTACGTGCGTCCGGCGTGGGTACTTATCTGGGTGAATTAATCGCCCAGACTGCTCTGCCTGCAGTATTCATTCCGTTCCTTATTTCTTTGATGCTCTCGGTTGCCAACGGCTCGGCAACGGTCTCACTGTTGACCGGCTCGGCGATTGTGCTGCCGTTGATGCCGGCCCTGGGACTTTCACCAGTCATTGCGACCTTGGCAGTTGCGGCCGGTTCATCTTTCTTCTACCATGCCAACGCCAGCCATTTCTGGGTTGTCCTCAAGGCCAACGGCGACCTGCCGATGAAGCAGGGTCTGGAGCTGGTCTCGGTGGGAACCGCCATCGGCAGCCTGGCGGCCATGGCGGTTGTCTGGGCGATGTCTCTGTTTATCTTCGTCTAA